In the Staphylococcus condimenti genome, one interval contains:
- a CDS encoding fructose bisphosphate aldolase has protein sequence MNQEQFDKIKNGKGFIAALDQSGGSTPKALKDYGVDESEYSNDEEMFNLVHDMRTRIITSPAFNGEKILGAILFEQTMDREVEGKYTGSYLADKGIVPFLKVDKGLAEETDGVQLMKPIPDLDKLLDRANERGIFGTKMRSNILENNKEAIEKVVKQQFEVAKEIIAAGLVPIIEPEVNINAKDKEAIEANLAEAIKAELDDLKKDQYVMLKLTIPTKVNAYSELIEHPQVIRVVALSGGYSRDEANKILKQNDGLIASFSRALVSDLNAQQSDAEFNEKLQEAIDTIFDASVNKA, from the coding sequence ATGAACCAAGAACAATTTGACAAAATTAAAAATGGTAAAGGATTTATCGCAGCATTGGACCAAAGCGGTGGTAGTACTCCGAAAGCGCTAAAAGATTACGGCGTTGATGAAAGTGAATACTCTAACGATGAAGAAATGTTCAACCTAGTACACGATATGCGTACTCGTATCATTACTTCACCTGCATTTAACGGAGAAAAAATCTTAGGTGCGATTCTATTCGAACAAACTATGGACCGTGAAGTTGAGGGCAAATACACAGGCTCATATTTAGCAGATAAAGGTATCGTTCCATTCTTGAAAGTCGACAAAGGTTTAGCTGAAGAAACTGACGGCGTTCAATTAATGAAACCTATTCCAGACTTAGATAAATTATTAGATCGTGCGAACGAACGCGGTATCTTCGGTACTAAAATGCGTTCTAACATCTTAGAAAATAATAAAGAAGCTATTGAAAAAGTTGTTAAACAACAATTCGAAGTTGCTAAAGAAATCATTGCAGCTGGTTTAGTACCAATTATTGAACCTGAAGTTAACATCAATGCTAAAGATAAAGAAGCTATCGAAGCTAACTTGGCTGAAGCAATCAAAGCTGAATTAGATGACTTGAAAAAAGATCAATATGTAATGTTGAAATTGACTATTCCAACTAAAGTGAATGCTTACAGCGAATTAATTGAACATCCACAAGTAATCCGTGTGGTTGCATTATCTGGCGGTTACAGCCGTGACGAAGCAAACAAAATCTTGAAACAAAACGATGGATTAATCGCAAGCTTCTCACGTGCATTAGTATCTGACTTAAATGCACAACAATCAGATGCAGAATTTAATGAAAAATTACAAGAAGCTATCGATACAATCTTCGA
- a CDS encoding MOSC domain-containing protein — protein MSQIEQLFRGGVQKLGNPNAENRLEQEWSTAAFKKPTEQAVFLTKTGLVSDDVGDKKHHGGPDKALFAYSKSHYEKWTAEYPEVQFKPGLNGENVSVIDMDETSVYIGDIYQIGEATVQVSQPRRPCWKPGRRVRWIEWGRRIQETGRTGWYFRVLKEGAIQRYDVFRLIERPCPEWSIAEMNDVLYHHSNNKEKLHELLESDYTPISWKEEIGKLIDGEIVDHTKRLYGPNIAE, from the coding sequence GTGAGTCAAATCGAGCAATTATTCAGAGGCGGTGTTCAAAAGTTAGGTAATCCGAATGCTGAAAATCGATTAGAACAAGAATGGTCGACAGCTGCATTTAAAAAACCGACAGAGCAAGCAGTCTTTTTAACGAAAACAGGATTAGTCAGTGATGATGTCGGAGATAAAAAGCATCATGGAGGACCAGATAAAGCATTATTCGCTTATAGTAAATCGCACTATGAAAAATGGACAGCTGAATATCCTGAAGTTCAATTTAAACCAGGATTAAATGGGGAAAATGTTTCTGTAATTGATATGGATGAAACCTCTGTATATATCGGAGACATCTATCAAATTGGAGAAGCGACTGTACAAGTTTCGCAACCGCGCAGGCCATGTTGGAAACCAGGAAGACGTGTACGTTGGATTGAATGGGGAAGACGTATTCAAGAAACTGGGAGAACAGGATGGTATTTCCGTGTATTAAAGGAAGGTGCTATTCAACGATATGATGTTTTTCGCTTAATAGAACGTCCGTGTCCAGAATGGTCTATTGCAGAAATGAATGATGTACTCTATCATCATAGTAATAATAAGGAAAAACTCCATGAATTGCTGGAAAGTGATTATACTCCGATTTCATGGAAGGAAGAGATTGGAAAATTAATAGATGGAGAAATCGTTGATCATACAAAACGGTTATATGGTCCTAATATTGCTGAGTAA
- a CDS encoding zinc ribbon domain-containing protein: MNQSMNENHDSAVCPNCKATSNRVFVPFQTYKLDSKLKKKIESGKEPKVVKREKLPLQQKNNQNPRPWMV, translated from the coding sequence TTGAATCAATCAATGAATGAAAATCATGACTCAGCAGTTTGCCCGAACTGCAAAGCAACTTCTAATCGTGTTTTTGTCCCTTTCCAAACCTACAAACTCGATTCTAAGTTAAAGAAGAAAATTGAGTCAGGTAAAGAACCTAAAGTTGTAAAGAGAGAAAAGCTCCCTTTACAACAAAAAAACAATCAAAACCCTAGGCCATGGATGGTGTAA